The DNA window ACTGTGTTCTAAAATTGTGGCAATGTGATTTGGCAATGATAGAATTTCTTTAGCGGTAGTGTGAGGCATGACTGAGAGCTCACAGTGGTATGAGGTATCCACTAAGATGTATTTGCGATAGCTACATGAAGATGTTTTGGAAGAGGTGGTTGCAACTGTCCTTTTTATGGAAAGCAACAACTCTGGCTTTATAGGATTGTAGAAGGAGTGCAGTTTTATTTGTTCAAGTTGATTTACTTGAGGATGATGGTGGACTCGTTTCTTGGcatgtatttaaaatttaaaattgaacaaTTTTTTGTAGTGACTACCATGGATGGTGTTAACCAAAACAATTTGAGCTTGACTTTTAGTATTGTATGTTCTCCGAacttttttctacttttattggCATTAATGGCAAAATATTAGTAGTTAGTCATAGGGAAAAAAAAAGCGATCCTTGAATGGTGATGTTCTTGGTAATCAAATAGGGTACAACTAACAACAGCAATAGAGGCGCATCCGTGGTTAGTAACACCGAGGTACTGGGCAATGATATATGTTCCACTATTGTTCGATGAGCAGTATCAAAAAATTGAGTTGCCATGAATTTTGGAATTGAATAATTAGAATAGTTGAAACTTTAGGTATCTCCATAAGGATTTGTGATGTTGTCAGTTGTTATCATAAGTAAGTGGTAAAAATTAACTCGAAAAAGAGAATTACAACAAGCAATTATGTTCTCAACAACCGCGCCAATGTTTCAAAAGTGGATTTAGGATTACAACTTGTAGTCATAGAACATAAATTTGTAGAATAAGGACAAAATTATGATAAATCTCCTTGTTCTGGGTTGTATCTCTGTGTTGACATTTTCACATGGGTGGGTACTTGCAAAGGAATTTTCACGTTTAAGTCACAAGAATCTTTGAGGTGAAATAATGGTAATATGAATTATGTGGGTGTGAGAACCGTACCTGAAAGGATTATTATTGTTTGTATCGTAGATTCTATTTGgttttgagaataaaataaggcatcacattaaaaataagataCAAAGGATagatatactaaaattaatgttcttatattttatttagtgataaattaaatattaaaaaataaaattatgaaaaattaataagaataattaaaaaaaataatttatgtttttttttaatttttttgtatcttttctattaagaaaaatacaaaatatattaattgatataatgTGTACGTTCATTCATGTcttgttttttaaatataattttgtatttatatatttttatttcagtATTTCGtttttataaacaaatacaATTTTAGTGTAGGTgatgaatttaattatttttttcttatgtttgTAAGAAAGTTTAGATAAGATacgtaaatataaaaatattatttcatatcatttgaattataaaaatcGTTAGTAGTTGTTATTCAAGATCTTACAATCATATCTAGTTTGTACTATGAATTAAGTGATTTTATTGGTTCAAAAGAAATGTCTGAAACACTTATAAATTTGTTTGGTTCTACCACTGCTCTCAATAATCATTATATAGTAAATGAAGCTTATTAATACATTGGGACTCATCAGTCTCTGCCTACAAGCCACGAGATTAGTGTCGTGATCAATCGTGAATAACTGATTACGAACTAAAGAATTAATTagtttgtacatatttttatctttataaatttaattgcaTATATTCTCACATTAGCGAATAAGGACGCTAGgaacaatatttaattttatgcttttgaaatttataaattataatcgtTTCCTTTTATGTGCTTTTGGTGCAACTGTTTGGCCATAACggtgaatttaattaattaattaaagctTTTTCATTTTTGGTAGTGAATTTGATACATGATTAGATAGAATGATAGTGGAGTTGAAAGATGACAAGTCCAATAGCGAATTTCCATTGCCTCAGCCAACCGGTCCCAAAGACCAAACTAAAACGCGTCAGTGTTAATGTCCTGctcctttctttttatttcactTTCATATAATTAAAGAAGACTAGAAAGGTGAGGTAGTTAAGTCATtggtaattaaatttaatcaaattttgtaATACTGTGCTTTTTAATAGAATTACggtttttttcttatttttttcctcCTCTGCGTtgccttttttttaatattatttattatattttgtgacttttttttctttttttatttttttttcttctttaacaTCTTCTTTCTTATTATATGTTGTGTTCAGTCATCCATTAGACTGGTGATGAAAAGATCGTTAGAGACAGTGAcagattcaaaaaattttggtagtggggataaaatttatataccatgataataatttttataataaaaatagtatgtatatataaaaaattaaatattaaattatctattaactattatatatctatatataaatacatgtattgtttaacttattttaaatgtgtattttatattttaatatatattttatacagataattattttttatatacatataacatgattattgttatgattatattttgttattataaaatatgacTAGCCTTCAAAATATCTAATATGCAAATTAAAACACttacataataatttaaataataatatataatttaaaattctatttttttaggttttatatttttaaaaaattaagtaatttttctCTTAACACTACCattaaaatttttctctttccatatatattactaaacaattatttaaaaattcacttcTTAATACAATTAGAAGCAGACTCTTATTGATattcatagttaaaatagtttttttcaattaatatagTTATTACGCAAAAATTAAAGctaatttaaaaagaagataaataatattcttttgagttgatttttataaaagaacattaatttcgtttaaatttgagaattgatcattctaacgaatatctaatataaaatttttaaattgacgaTTAAGTACCaaaagttgaataaaaaattattatgaggtcaaatttaataatctaatagaagcaaataaatattattatcatatactactcaaataaatattattaagtaATTCTTGTTGGAAtgattttgaataataaattaatggttcaacttaattaaatttaattactaaaatcacTTGGTTATATATAAGTATCTTTTAGAATAGTTCGAATTTTATTGCTAAATTCAACTGTACTTATAGAGTTTTCATTATCCATTCACGTTATTGCATCACAATTATATTATTAGAGTTGGTCTTAGGAGTAAATGACAACATAAATTAGACAGTTAATGATTAGCATGCAATATGATAGAGTTTTTTTGTgtagttttttcttttcatttatttatggGTTATACTAagtaactaatattttttttaaacaatataaacaaccatcaatcaaataaaaatatattatatttttaaattatttatctaaattttaatattaaaataattatcgcCAGCCATAGTAAAAATAAACATCCGATAAAAAAATGGCACACAAATATAGAAAGAGTCAAACTACTAACAACGGAACAAATAATAGACTAATAGAGCCTTGTATCTTATTGGTACTATTATAAATTATGCTTGCATTAAATTCATTTATACTTAAATATTTATTGATGAGTTCACTCGTAATCTTCTTagatttttccttattttttatgtatcttAGTCATTGGATTATCTTTCTTTTGGTTCAACTTTTCAACTGTATACTTTTCTAGCATTATTTtcctaataaaaataatcttaaCAGTCACTTTTTTTGTGATGTGGGGATTTAAATATCTTGATGTGATATTATTTTGGGAGGAGAATATAATATTAACCAGTTTAGAAGgcgttgatatatatatataacttcttTACAAGCTGGGGTTGGACATGTTTACCCTTCATCTCACAATGAAGTTTTAGAGAAAATTATGATACTTACCGGTTTGTTACTCGAGTTTCATTAGCGTATAGTATGATCCTTACAAGCGAACACAGCTTCAGAAACCCTAacacattttcaaaaatcttatttgcCATTTGGATCTTATATATTGTCATGAGTAATTATTAGCTTTACATATTTCAATTTATAATggttagaataaaataaaaattaaatgattgTAGATATTTAgaaaatatgtattaaatttacattaaatatattttaaaagtatttaataATTCTCTCAAATAATTGCTTGTTTAAATTTTGACATGGGCCAAACACTAACTAATAAGATACTTTCAATTATTTAGTATTCTATGTACTTATCTAAGTACCCCCTCGGTTTTAAATTAATTGTCTCTTTTTAGTTGCTCATAAGTATTAAAAcaatcattaaattttattaaaaatataaacaataaaaaagaccAAAGTATCCTTAATACTATTTTTTCTCTTAACTTTTAGTCTTTTAACTTTcactttttatttaataataaagggcataatagataaattaattaataacttcttaaaattataaagcgatatttaatttacaataaaaacaaaaatgaaaaaagatacTTATATGAAACAGATGAAGTATAATTAGACAATAATTATATGTCATATGAGAAAGAGAAGTGAtgactttttatttaaataaaaaaaaaatttttatttgtgtaattttttaAGGATTTACCCTTTTATACGTTCTTTCTGTATTTTACTTATGCGTTAAAATTTAGCCTGTAAAATATGAGAGAATTAGTTGCACAGCTTATTGATATCTTTTTTATGTgagttaaaaaaatgatttaattattctgttggtctttatagttttgtaaaatttttaattaagtttttatatttttttctttttaattgggttcctgcaccaatttttttttcaattaggttcctCTTCACAGTAATTAGTTTAATTGTATaaagacccaattaaaaaaatagtgtaAGGacccaaataaaaagaaaaaaatatagaaatccaattaaaaataaaatttggtgcaaagactcaattaaaagaaaaaaaatataaaaacctaattaaaaatttcgcaaaattataggaataattaaacctaaaaaattTTTAGGTTTGAATTGTTATACCATTTTAACAGACtaattagatatattttttaaaataaaaaattccaatatAATTCTTAGATGCTCAATAAATCAAAAGTCCCATTAATCTTAAGTATTGCACGACTTCCGCTTGGCTCGCTAGTtcattgtgatcacactttattctctaaaataaaattcaaactttagaaaattcaaatttttatccattattttatatattataaatatgaaaagatatagtacattttataattaaatacaatatataaatacaaatttaattaatttcggtttaAATAGTTCAATCCATGATCTATTGGTTGTTCTATTGATCCAATGATACAGTAATGGTTGATGCTCGACTTGATTTTGATAACTCAGGTCTCAGGATATGCCTTTGTAAGAATTTGTTCAACATATTAGACTAACTATAATGTGGAACCCAACTAAACTGTGTCCACTTAAAAGAAACAACTTGAATTGATTTTgggaagatttttttttttggaaactTTGTAATGTTATTAAATGGATTATTTAGAAACTTATTGATCCCAAACGTGATGGTTGACCcgcattttttttttgaattaaaaagtaCTCAACACAATAAGATAGAACAAACAGAGACAAGAAACATAAGAACAACTTAAATACAAAGTCAACAACTCCTTGTCATCTTTGGCATTGCTATTAACAACTAAAGAGAGTATCACCAAATCACTCGTCGGATAGCGAAAAGGACCTGTTAATGATTTCCAACACTCATGAGCCATGATTATTGAAGACACGATCATTCCTTTCTAGCCAAATTGCCCAAATTACAGCAAAGAATTCAATCAACCACCTCTTTCTCTCAATCTTTCTCTGTGAAGCATGCGTCCAGCTCTCAAAGTGTTGCTTCAGTGTTCCTAGTATGGCCCAGGACCTTCCAAAGGCGAATAGCCATgcacaccacacctgccaagtGAGCTCACAGCCAAGAAACAGATGAACAGCCGACTCAACAACCTTGCAACATAAAGCACACATATTATCGAGCTGGCCAATAACACCTAGCCTAGAGAGTCTTTCTTTAGTATTCATCCTCTCAATAAAGACAAACCAAGAGAACAGTTCAACCATTTGCGGGACGAAGCCCCTCCAAATAACACTAGTGAAGTTATAGCTAGTTATTTTTTCTGAGAGGACTGCTTCCTGCAACCCCTTCACAAaggagttagttgaaaaaatacCAGTTCTATCAAATTTGCAAACCACCTTATCCTCTCTCTCCGTTGTTAGCTTAACTGAATGTAGTATCTCGTGGAGGTGGTTCAAAAGTTCCAGCTCCCACCGAAACAACTGTCTACTCCACTGGAAGCTCCATATCCACTCTAACCCATCCCAAAACCCGCAGTCCCCTACAACAAATCCTTTAAGGTTCGAGTCCGAGAAAAGTCTTGGAAAGAGATCTTTCAAGACCCCATCAGGGAGCCATACGTTCTTCCAGAACCGGGTTGTTCTGCCGTTCCCAACCTCCATTGATAGGCCTCTGATCATCGTCTCTCTAACTTGCGGCTCTCTTATTTGAAGCTGACAAATATCCTTCCAAGGACCCCCTCTTGGGGGAACAGGTTGCCCATGCACCATCTCAAAAGGATTCATGCTATTATAAGAACACACCACTTTCTTCCAAAGGGAGCACTCCTCTTTCGAAAaccgccaccaccacttaaacagAAGAGCTGTATTCCGAAGCACTGCATCTCCTACACCCAAACCACCTACCTTTTTAGGAGCCATCACTACCTCCTACCTCACTAGTGGCATCCCTATCCTCCCATCCTCTTTACTCCACAAGAACCGTCGTTGTAAGAAAATCAACTTCTCTGCTACTGCCTTTGGCATCTTGTACAAGCTCAGATAGTATATAGGCAAGCTATTAAGGACAGATTTTATGAGCACCAGCTTACCCGCTTTATTGAGTATCTTTGCTTTCCACAGGCTCAGCTTGTCTTCCACCTTATCAATCACTGGTTGCCACGTTTTCACAAGCCTTGGATTCGCTCCCAATGAAATGCCCAGGTACCAAACAGGGAGGGCTGCCTCCTTACAATCCAGCAAGCAACACATCTTCTGCGTCCATCGCTGGTCACAGTTAACCGGAATGAAACTTgacttctcaaaattaataCTCAACCCAGACATCAGCTCAAAGCACCGCAGTAGACGCATCTTCTGCAGAACGATGTCAACGAAGCTCCATTTGACCCGATCATACGCCTTCTGAAAATCCAGTTTAATAATTGCTGAGCTTCTTCTGGACTTTAACCAACGCACAGTTTCACACGCTATCAAAGTCCCATCGTGGATTTTCCTGCCCTGCACAAAAGCACTATGGGTCTCGCCTACTAAACCTGGCATCACATGCCGCATCGTTCGAACTAACACCTTAGATATGACCTTATAAACGCACCCACCATACTAATTGGATGAAGATCTTTTATCTCTGTAGCTCCGATGAACTTCGGTGCCAGTGCCACCAAAGTGACGTTCGAGCCCCTAGGTAGCATAGCTGATTGGAAGGACCCCAACACTGCTTCCGTAAATTTTCTCCCAACCTCTGCCCAACACTTCTTAATGAAATTCATGTTATAGCCATCACTTCCAGGAGCTTTTGAAGACTCACAATCCCACACTGCAGCCTTTATTTCTTCAGCACATGGCATCAACTCCAGCTCTATTGCCTCCTTCCCAGTTATTCGCCTAACCAGCTCATCCCGGATCCCTATATTAGGTGAAGTTTCCTGGTGATATAACTCTTTATAAAAATCTCTTATAGCTACCTTGATTCGTGCTTGATTCCTTACTAATCTCCCATGGATCCGTAAGGCATCAATCCGATTGTTCCTCCTACGAGCCGAAGCGAGATTGTGGAAGTATCTAGTATTTTTATCCATCTCCTTAGCATGCCTAGACCGTGACATCTACTTCTAATGGATTTCCTTCCTGATATACCATTTCTTACAAGAGCTCACAAGTGCCTTCCTTCTCGCCTCCATTGTTCCATCATATACTCTATGACTCACCATATCATCTACCTTCCTGATCTCCTCCTCAAACTTGTTAATCCTTATGTCCATATCACCAAACTGCTCTCTATGCCATCTCCCCAGCGGGACCGTCATAGCCTTCAACTTATCCATGAACTAAATCTTCCCGAGGCTCCTCCATTCCttgcttaccatcctcaaaaaTTCATCGTGAGTAAACCATGAATCCAGGCTCCGAAACAGTCTCGGCTCCCCTCCCAACCTAGTTACATTCATAATCATTGGACAATGGTCTGACAACCGTCTTGGACCTCCTCGTAACCTTGTTTCAGAAAATTCTTCTAACCACTCCAAACTAACCATGACCCTATCAATACGACTACATGATTGGCCCGCATTATTAATAAGAAATTAACGGTATTATTATGTGTTATTTTGTATTCCTTCATGATATAATTATAGATAAGATTAATGTATTTTCATTTCGATCATTTTCATTTAAAGgagaaaagatatgatatgaCACTTAAAATTGACATGAGTAAAAAAggtatataatagaatagaatgaaattttatttcatttataataaaaaattaaatttctgtaATGAATAAATAGGATGGATAAAGGACTGTGTAActataatttcttattttattattgtaaaaaaaatctCTACTAATTTTTAGGCCAAAAAAGTGGCTCCAACAAGAAGACCctcttttttctctattttttttgtttgtgtaaattttttttcacaaaaaaaaacagaataaCTTATTACAAGAATTTCGATTGAATAATAGATGTTCTTTCATTAATTAGCTACCTATTATTCGTAGATGATTCTATTCTTTTTGGAAGAGCTAACAGACAAGCATGTGACAATCTCCTGGACATTTTATAGAAGTACAGTGAGCTGAGCGGCCAACTTGTTAATTTAGACAAGTtggttatttttttcaataagaaTACACCACAAGAAATCAAGGCAGAGGTAGCTAATTCAATTGGGATTCCTAATATTATTGAATAGAACTGTTATTTGAGAATTCCATCAATTATCAGTAGatctaaaagaaaaatcttTTCTGTTATTAAAGACAAGGTAAGAAAGAAGCTGTAGCACTGAAAAAGAACAATATTCTCAGCGAGCAGAAGAAAGATTTTAATGAAAGCGATTGGATCAGTGATTCCAATCTATTCTCTAAGTCGTTCCAAGCTTTTAGATACTCTTTTAGATGAATTCCATAAAATGATGATGCAATTTTGgtggagacaaaaataaaaagagaataaaatgtaTTGGATATATTGGGATGCAATCAGCAgagataaaaatttaggaagTTTGGAATTTAAAGATTtcaaagtttttaatttatctatGCTAGCCAAATAGAAATGGAGACTCCTAACAAAAACACACTTATTGGtatataaaatttacaaaaataaatatttttgatatacTTCATTTTTGAAAGCAAAAACTGGAAATAGGTCCTCTTAGGCTTGGCAAAGTCTCCTTGAGAGTAGAAagatcttgaaaaaaaaaaatcaaattcaaaatcaccACCCATAGCTCCACCATAATAAGAGAGGATACATGGTATGAAAATCATCCACCATTTCAGTTTTCTACAGTAGAAGGCCAAATTTTGAAGATGTATTGAGTTAGACAATTGTTGAATTAAGATATTAACTAACATAATTGATtataacaaatattaattttattaggcTAACCATccaatttgtttttattattttgttttaagtgATGCatgccaaaattcaataatgcAGCCGCCCAAATAAATGGAACAAAAATCTAAAAGTTACATAATGTGCAACACTTACAAATAAAGCCCAATCGAATTATAACAAAGAAATAAAACGGGCCAAATGAATCATAGCCAACCCAAGCCTAAATTGATCTCACTCAAAGCTGATCCCTGCAAAGTACTTTCACCAAAGCCAACGTTCCTTTTCCATTTCTGTCAGAACtcagaaaagagagagagaaagagcttCATTCTTAAGTCAGTcaccaaagaagaaagaaagagaagggttAAGTAAAAAAGGTTGAAGTTTAATCACCCACATCAAACCATATCAAGCTAAGTCAGAAGCTAAAGGTGATTCATTTCTTTCTGcatgcaattttacttttttctcttcttccatgAGTCTCTGCCAATCCAATTTGGAAAATATGGAATGATCTCTGATAAATACTGTTGTGAATCAAAGGCCAAAATTATTTCTTGGAGACAAAATTATAGCTCAAGTGTTTAGATCTGGGTTtaccattgaaaatatttttctttgctGTTCTGATGCATTCGGTCAAGCAAAAAAGATTTGTTCCAGAATTCCTGaattgaagattaatgaaagaaAGTGAAAAGTTAAGTTGGTAGCACACAGCTTAAGGAGTTGACTTGGAAGAGAGCAACTTAGCAACATGCACGGAgatacaaaagaaaatttttcatCCTTCTAAGGTAAGGAGAGAGAACCAGGGTTTGAAGTTTTTGTTCTGAGAAATTTTCTCTGAAGAGTTCATCAACTTGGACAGTACTCTCTAGTTAAAGAAGCATTCCGCCAGAATGAGAAACTCAAACAAAGTTAAGTAAATTCGGTTCAACACATAGCAACAGAATTTGTTGAAGCATCAAACAGAGTttgtaattttcattttaatgtATATCTTTGTGTAATTTTTTGAGTGGTAAAAGGTTGAAAGAGAGAGCTTATGAAAAAGCCAAAGAGTGATAAAAGGATGAATGATACACTTGAGTGAAAAGGCTAAAGTacttcagatttctttaggttgtttcttttgtcttgtatcttgtactaGTGAAGTAtacctttcttagttgggtaaGCACTAAAAGTAAAGAGTTAGATATTAGTATAGCCAAGTCAAGTTAGGTGAGAACTTGAGAGGTAAAAGATTGTGTCAATCCTgaagaattggtgtatgtaataccttaactatagtgaaaattccacTACTGTTGTGGtgaagactggatgtaggttgcattgcacaagaCAATTGAACCAAGATACATGATGGTGTCAGATTCTCTCTTTCCTTCTctgttctattttctgatattcacGAGACATCAAATGCTGTTCAAGCTTTTTCAAAACCCTTCTGCTCATCACTATTTAATATGTTGAACATTAATAATTTTCCTCATAAATCGTGGCAGCTTACGGAGGGTTTATGAGTTTAAAAAACTCTTCATAAATATAAGATTTTCTGGGTATATTTCTGCATTGCTATACCGTTGTGACCTACCACGATTTATGTTCAACGCCATTGTATGCTACGATTTACATGTAAATAGGAAAGCGTGGTTAGCTCCCACTAATTACATAATAACAAAAAAGGACGTGCAGGTAAGGAAGTTCTAATTGTTGCAATCACGTAaagttttctcttcttttatttatttgagtaCATTGTcctaaaaatttagtcaaattatttaatagctCTCAATTATAAACTTCACGTTAAATTGATTGCACTTGAGTTCCACCTAACTTGTTTTagttgtgttttttattttgtagcgagatagttttttctttcttaattttgcTATTAGAGTGTGCGGAATTAACTAGAaaagtttgtattatttattttgctctCCTTGACTGTGCAATTGAGATTTAAGAATTGGTATTGCTTTTTTTGTAGCCTATAATTGTAAAGTAGTTTTACGAGACAATTTTAGACAATTTTGCTGTCATAACCAACGAAAATAAGACTGAGCAAAATTGTCGTAAACTACACAAAACCTTAAATACTTGTAATTTTGTATTTCATCTaaactgaaaaataaatattttttatttattaaaaaaaaagcctTGCACTCCTTCTATACAATTTTACACGGGAAATTACCCATCTGAAACTTTTAATTTGATCAGTTCGTTCCCATACCTTACgttaagccaatttggcttgaGGGGGTGGGCCATTTTTCTGTgcgaaataaattaaaatataataaaataaaataagactatACTTAGGGGTGTTCAAATTTAAACCGATTTAAATTAGACCGCTGATTCAATTCAATCCAAATCGAAAATCGATTAAAACCGCACTAATTCggatttgattggattctattttttgcaAATCGTTGGATCGGATTTCGAATCTAATTTTTATAACCGATCCAATCCAATTTAAATCGCATAATgtactataatattattattttattattatatttacaattatacttataatatgttcaattttttattagtgttcaatttttttataatatatccaatccaaaccacattacaaataaaattagtattcgaattgaataaattttttgacTCAAAACCGATCCAAACAGCTAGGAAACACCCTGGCTATACCTATACTACTTGTcattaaattaagaaaagaaaaaagtgaaagGAGGACATGTATTTTACGTTCCAGTTAACAGGTCAACCCCCTTGACGCCACAGAACATAGAGCATGAATTTAAACTTTGAAAGAACCTTCTCAGAACAACACCTCAATTTGCTCTGCTCGCCATGCTTCTCTTATGAAACAATTtcgttttattattttcttgttaatttcacTTTTAGCTAAAcaactctctcttcttctttctctataTGAATATTCGAAACTCTATTTACAATATATATCCATATCACCAACCTGGATCTTCAAGTTTTTCGGTGAATTACTACTACTTATCATCCCACTTATAGCGTCATTAATGTCAACGTTGAAGCTATGCACATGTTGTTATTGGTATGGTTACCTTTACAAGTTACAAACCATATgttcaattttcattttcttttttttttttttatggaacAAACTTAAGGCTTTTATAGCTTTTTTCACCTGGCTTGTTGGGCATTTATTGAGATAGATGGCTCCCCAACTGCATCAATTACAAGCCTTTAATTTCTCAATTAATCCTTCAACCTCATGCTTAGAAACATACTTATAttgttttctttctaatttcttAAAAGAAGCTCAAAGCTTTCTACCTATGAGGATGTTTAtgaatctatctatctatctaaccatttttttttttatttgcagaAGGGTGATATTATTGATTAAAGATTCCCACATACCCCAATTTGAAGTTTCGTAAAGAAATGTTTCATTTCCATACAAACCTTTCTATTCTCCTCCTTCTCACAACAATCTTGGTGTTGTTCAACACAACAAGAGGCAAGAACCACAATAACTGCAACCGTAGTTGCGGAGAATATTCCTTGCCGTACCCTTTTGGTTTCTCCGATGATTGTGAAATCAAACTTAACTGCACCACCACCAACAGAAACAAGAGAGTCCAAATTGGAAATCTGCAAGTCCAGAACGTAACATCTGAAAGCATATTCATCACTCTCCCGGCCGAATGCAACCGGGGAAAGGATTTTATAGAACCCCTCTTCGGAGAAAACTATGGTCCAACATGGAA is part of the Arachis duranensis cultivar V14167 chromosome 1, aradu.V14167.gnm2.J7QH, whole genome shotgun sequence genome and encodes:
- the LOC107485110 gene encoding uncharacterized protein LOC107485110 translates to MRHVMPGLVGETHSAFVQGRKIHDGTLIACETVRWLKSRRSSAIIKLDFQKAYDRVKWSFVDIVLQKMRLLRCFELMSGLSINFEKSSFIPVNCDQRWTQKMCCLLDCKEAALPVWYLGISLGANPRLVKTWQPVIDKVEDKLSLWKAKILNKAGKLVLIKSVLNSLPIYYLSLYKMPKAVAEKLIFLQRRFLWSKEDGRIGMPLVR
- the LOC107485018 gene encoding uncharacterized protein LOC107485018; protein product: MAPKKVGGLGVGDAVLRNTALLFKWWWRFSKEECSLWKKVVCSYNSMNPFEMVHGQPVPPRGGPWKDICQLQIREPQVRETMIRGLSMEVGNGRTTRFWKNVWLPDGVLKDLFPRLFSDSNLKGFVVGDCGFWDGLEWIWSFQWSRQLFRWELELLNHLHEILHSVKLTTEREDKVVCKFDRTGIFSTNSFVKGLQEAVLSEKITSYNFTSVIWRGFVPQMVELFSWFVFIERMNTKERLSRLGVIGQLDNMCALCCKVVESAVHLFLGCELTWQVWCAWLFAFGRSWAILGTLKQHFESWTHASQRKIERKRWLIEFFAVIWAIWLERNDRVFNNHGS